The following are from one region of the Cytobacillus firmus genome:
- the flgK gene encoding flagellar hook-associated protein FlgK, with amino-acid sequence MTSTFHGLEVARRGMTAQQSALYTTGHNIANANTPGYTRQRVNFAQTEPYPPASMNRPQIPGQLGTGVKVGDIQRIRDSFTDMQLRTENTKLGYWQAKSDMLTQMEDVMNEPSDSGLASTMDEFWNALQDLAVQPQNDGARRVVRERGISLANTFNYMSNSLKAIQKDYRNEIDVSQNKINSLLRQINSINKEIGSIEPHGYLPNDLYDERDRLIDELSTMINVKVDRKPSGGLASGNAEGILDVYLATPQGEKLKDSNGKEIKLVDSSTGKATGIHIQFENRAEMDSPVSAMKFFELNENKEGFAGIGSNIDADNASSPQYQFSDFKAFNSNGMLKGYIEGYGYKDGTVIKGTYTDMLNDLDQMAFTFASHFNLIHRSGWSLNEIRNGASNDMDFFSFNGISPSQTDVKGAASALKVADAILEDVQNIAAAAEGNVQAGTMARSSVSSNTVGNPSLTGIYDSSDTSASYTGTWPALEEINVTVKFNTADNEWKYEFSGVNKDGNPVTAQHNTTDNTAKLFGIDFDLSHISSPSDGDTWTYSFKAEGLKPSDEAFIGNGSNALKLSNVKDAVINYGGNLTNVQSFYQGMIGKLGDNASEAARMTKTAGTLRDSVEQRRLSESSVSLDEEMTNLIKFQHAYNAAARNITLVDEMLDKIINGMGVAGR; translated from the coding sequence ATGACTTCAACATTTCATGGGCTGGAGGTAGCTAGAAGAGGGATGACGGCTCAACAATCAGCTCTTTATACTACAGGCCACAATATTGCAAATGCCAATACTCCGGGTTATACAAGGCAGCGAGTAAATTTTGCTCAGACAGAACCTTACCCGCCTGCTTCCATGAACCGACCTCAAATACCAGGTCAGCTTGGCACAGGTGTAAAAGTAGGAGATATACAAAGGATTCGTGATAGTTTTACAGATATGCAGCTGAGAACTGAAAATACTAAATTAGGATATTGGCAGGCAAAATCTGATATGCTGACCCAAATGGAGGATGTCATGAATGAACCCTCTGACTCCGGGTTGGCCAGCACCATGGATGAGTTTTGGAATGCTCTACAGGATTTGGCTGTTCAGCCTCAGAACGATGGAGCAAGAAGAGTGGTGCGAGAGCGGGGTATCTCCTTAGCTAATACATTCAACTATATGTCGAACTCCCTAAAAGCGATTCAGAAGGATTACAGGAACGAAATTGATGTTTCCCAAAATAAAATTAACTCACTGTTGAGACAAATCAATTCTATAAACAAAGAAATTGGTTCAATTGAGCCGCACGGATATCTGCCCAATGATCTTTACGATGAACGGGATCGATTAATAGATGAGCTTTCAACTATGATTAATGTAAAAGTTGATCGGAAGCCCAGCGGGGGATTGGCATCGGGAAATGCTGAAGGTATTCTGGATGTTTACCTTGCAACCCCTCAAGGGGAGAAATTAAAAGATTCAAATGGGAAGGAAATCAAGCTTGTTGATAGTTCAACCGGCAAGGCCACAGGGATACATATCCAGTTTGAAAACCGCGCCGAAATGGACAGTCCGGTATCTGCAATGAAATTCTTTGAGCTAAACGAAAATAAAGAAGGATTTGCAGGAATTGGGAGCAACATAGATGCAGATAATGCCTCCAGCCCACAATACCAGTTTTCGGATTTTAAAGCTTTCAACTCAAATGGAATGCTGAAAGGTTACATCGAAGGGTACGGCTACAAAGATGGCACCGTAATTAAAGGTACATACACTGATATGCTGAATGATCTTGATCAAATGGCTTTTACTTTTGCATCACATTTTAATCTGATTCATCGTTCAGGATGGAGCTTAAATGAAATTAGAAACGGTGCTTCCAATGATATGGATTTCTTCTCGTTCAACGGTATCTCTCCGTCGCAAACCGATGTGAAAGGTGCGGCATCTGCCCTTAAAGTTGCGGATGCTATCCTTGAGGATGTTCAGAACATTGCAGCGGCAGCTGAAGGGAATGTTCAGGCAGGGACAATGGCTAGAAGCAGTGTGAGCTCAAACACTGTGGGTAATCCTTCGCTTACAGGTATCTATGATTCTTCTGATACGTCTGCTTCCTATACTGGTACTTGGCCAGCATTAGAAGAAATAAACGTTACAGTAAAATTCAACACAGCTGACAATGAATGGAAATATGAATTTTCAGGAGTTAACAAGGACGGGAATCCCGTCACTGCCCAACACAATACAACTGATAACACTGCGAAACTTTTCGGCATTGATTTTGACCTCTCTCATATCTCTTCACCTTCTGATGGTGACACCTGGACATACAGCTTTAAGGCAGAGGGCTTAAAACCAAGCGATGAAGCCTTTATTGGAAATGGATCCAATGCTCTTAAGCTATCAAACGTTAAAGATGCAGTCATTAATTATGGAGGCAATCTGACAAATGTCCAATCTTTTTACCAAGGGATGATTGGTAAATTAGGTGATAATGCTTCAGAGGCAGCCCGAATGACAAAAACAGCAGGAACATTGAGAGATTCGGTCGAGCAAAGACGGTTATCTGAAAGCAGTGTTTCCCTGGATGAAGAAATGACAAACTTAATTAAGTTCCAGCATGCTTATAATGCGGCTGCAAGAAATATTACTCTAGTGGATGAAATGCTCGATAAAATTATTAATGGTATGGGCGTTGCAGGAAGATAA
- a CDS encoding YaaR family protein, with protein MEVRKIDKLGLEKVQSKNNIPTESISFQEVMSKNRQNTVYDKMTKMVQEIEEQGKVLAENRTVDHLRKYKKMVKKFLEEAVQNGLQLEEQRGFNRRGRTKIYKIVKEVDKKLIDLTNEVLDKEKKSMDILSMVGEIKGLLINIYT; from the coding sequence ATGGAAGTCCGAAAGATTGATAAGCTTGGATTAGAAAAAGTCCAGAGTAAAAATAATATTCCAACTGAGAGTATTTCATTTCAGGAAGTTATGTCTAAAAATCGTCAAAACACCGTCTATGATAAAATGACAAAAATGGTTCAGGAGATAGAAGAGCAAGGAAAAGTATTAGCCGAAAATCGAACTGTAGACCATTTGAGGAAATATAAAAAAATGGTGAAAAAATTCCTGGAGGAAGCCGTACAAAACGGACTTCAGCTGGAGGAACAGCGTGGATTTAATCGTCGAGGACGAACGAAAATCTATAAAATTGTCAAAGAAGTAGACAAAAAATTGATTGATTTAACCAATGAGGTTCTTGATAAAGAAAAGAAATCTATGGACATATTAAGCATGGTTGGAGAAATAAAAGGACTGCTTATTAATATATATACCTGA
- a CDS encoding DUF6470 family protein translates to MQLPRLQLTNTMAMLGLEQTSSKITIRQPLPDVKMRQPNAEVQIQKSKGHLEIDQTEAFADANLKHAFASIKDWTAKAKQKVLQNISKEVSEGKRLMKIEDTKESVIPQIAKEKSEPPPKVLNIGYMPKSAESIKFHYQPSEIEVKVKTHNPEIKFKTHNPSINFIPGDLRIYLKQMASLQIQAIGEALDQKI, encoded by the coding sequence ATGCAGCTTCCTCGTCTGCAGCTGACTAATACAATGGCAATGCTGGGGCTAGAACAAACAAGTTCAAAAATCACCATAAGACAGCCATTGCCGGATGTGAAAATGAGGCAGCCAAATGCAGAGGTGCAGATCCAAAAGTCCAAGGGCCATTTAGAAATTGATCAAACAGAAGCCTTTGCAGATGCCAATTTGAAACACGCATTTGCTTCCATTAAAGATTGGACGGCAAAAGCAAAACAAAAAGTTCTGCAAAACATCTCTAAAGAGGTATCTGAAGGAAAACGCTTAATGAAAATAGAGGATACAAAAGAGTCAGTCATCCCGCAAATTGCGAAGGAAAAAAGCGAACCGCCTCCAAAGGTGCTAAACATCGGTTATATGCCCAAATCTGCAGAAAGCATCAAATTTCATTATCAGCCTTCAGAAATTGAAGTGAAAGTAAAAACTCATAATCCTGAAATCAAATTTAAAACTCACAATCCAAGTATTAATTTCATTCCAGGAGATTTGCGAATCTATTTAAAACAAATGGCTTCACTCCAAATTCAGGCGATTGGAGAAGCCCTCGATCAAAAAATTTAA
- a CDS encoding flagellar protein FlgN — MSLDNLYGRLEKIIMLHKSLYELAKRKTDIIIKSDVDALKHILKDENKHIQAIQKLSLELSDIGSAILDKDQNSGAATISAIIENAGSHDKGMLHNLKADLEEQVDSLKRQNNLNQDLLEQSLQFVNLSLDLLIPDLDTFNYSSNNESNEDISQNKRSLFDSKA, encoded by the coding sequence TTGTCTTTAGATAACCTATATGGCAGATTAGAAAAAATCATTATGCTGCATAAGAGTTTATATGAACTAGCTAAAAGAAAAACAGACATTATTATAAAGAGTGATGTTGACGCGCTTAAGCATATTCTTAAGGATGAAAATAAACATATCCAGGCTATTCAAAAGTTAAGCTTAGAGCTTTCAGATATAGGGAGCGCAATATTAGACAAAGATCAAAATTCAGGAGCGGCAACTATTTCAGCCATTATTGAAAATGCGGGAAGTCATGACAAAGGAATGCTTCATAACCTTAAAGCAGACCTGGAAGAGCAAGTGGATTCCCTTAAACGGCAAAATAATCTGAATCAAGACCTCTTGGAACAATCTCTTCAATTTGTAAACCTTTCTCTTGACCTCTTGATTCCGGACCTGGATACATTCAATTACAGCAGCAATAATGAAAGCAATGAAGATATATCACAAAATAAACGCTCACTATTTGATTCAAAAGCATAA
- the fliW gene encoding flagellar assembly protein FliW → MKIQTKYHGEVEIQESNIIRFEQGIPSFLDEQQFYIMPFAEEGPFLIMQSVQTTSLAFVIVSPFDFFKDYSVKLPQNVLDTLEIENQEQVALFVILTIQEPFENTTANLQGPIVINDAKKIGKQIILSDSPYKTKHLLTSKLSPAGREG, encoded by the coding sequence ATGAAAATCCAAACGAAATACCATGGTGAAGTAGAAATACAGGAATCAAACATTATCAGGTTCGAACAAGGAATCCCGAGTTTTCTTGATGAGCAGCAATTTTACATCATGCCTTTTGCAGAGGAGGGCCCTTTCCTAATCATGCAATCGGTCCAAACTACAAGCCTGGCATTTGTTATTGTCAGCCCTTTTGATTTTTTCAAAGACTACTCAGTGAAATTGCCTCAAAATGTTCTTGATACTTTAGAGATCGAAAACCAGGAACAAGTAGCTTTATTTGTAATCTTGACAATACAAGAGCCTTTCGAGAATACTACAGCAAACCTGCAAGGCCCAATTGTCATAAACGATGCAAAAAAAATAGGGAAACAAATAATTCTTAGTGACTCCCCATATAAAACTAAACATCTATTAACTAGTAAGCTATCTCCTGCAGGCAGGGAGGGTTAA
- the flgL gene encoding flagellar hook-associated protein FlgL: protein MRVTQSMLTNSNLKYISQNYDRLGKIQDQIMSGKKITRPSDDPVVAMKGMRYRSQVVEVDQFMRNLNEGFNWMDNADAALDETTQVLHRIRELTVQASNDSYDPEARGNIAKEIEQLQEHIVALANTRVGENYIFNGTATDAPAINENKFSVDFGKFQDDLNNGTVNAEDFTFSYKGASFSFSEVDGNGKHVFQSVTGDKMLFDAASGEVIHSYQEEQKHLNGGTINVEKTINTADLIVSDKKAVSTNTQFVNIEVMKGVTIPININAQNTFSIEMFGSLESIKKMLTNEETTGAEITKALDSIDGFLDDIVSSRAELGAQVNRAEMVQSRLLQQRVVAVKTVSENEDIDFEKAIIDLTTQESLHRAALAAGARIIQPTLMDFLR, encoded by the coding sequence ATGCGCGTAACACAATCGATGCTAACGAATAGCAATTTAAAATATATCAGTCAAAACTATGACCGATTGGGAAAAATTCAGGATCAAATTATGTCCGGAAAAAAAATCACCAGACCTTCTGATGATCCAGTTGTAGCCATGAAGGGAATGCGTTACAGAAGCCAAGTAGTTGAAGTAGACCAATTTATGAGAAACCTTAATGAAGGCTTTAACTGGATGGATAATGCAGATGCTGCCTTGGACGAGACAACACAAGTGCTGCATCGTATCCGCGAATTAACTGTTCAGGCTTCTAATGATAGCTATGACCCTGAAGCACGGGGAAATATCGCAAAAGAGATTGAGCAGCTTCAAGAACATATCGTTGCGCTTGCCAACACGCGTGTAGGAGAAAATTACATCTTTAATGGAACAGCTACAGATGCTCCCGCTATCAATGAAAATAAATTCAGCGTTGATTTTGGAAAGTTTCAAGATGATTTAAATAATGGAACCGTAAATGCTGAAGATTTTACTTTTAGCTATAAAGGAGCAAGCTTCAGTTTCAGCGAAGTGGATGGCAATGGCAAGCATGTCTTCCAAAGCGTTACAGGTGACAAGATGCTATTTGATGCTGCTTCTGGTGAGGTAATTCACTCCTACCAGGAAGAGCAAAAGCACCTAAATGGCGGTACCATCAATGTGGAAAAAACAATCAATACGGCTGACTTAATTGTTTCAGATAAAAAAGCTGTATCGACCAATACACAATTTGTGAATATAGAAGTAATGAAGGGTGTTACGATCCCGATCAATATTAATGCTCAAAATACTTTCTCCATTGAGATGTTCGGAAGTTTAGAATCTATTAAAAAAATGTTAACGAATGAGGAAACTACAGGAGCTGAGATTACAAAAGCTCTTGATTCAATTGACGGGTTTTTAGATGATATTGTGTCATCTAGAGCCGAACTTGGTGCACAGGTAAACAGAGCGGAAATGGTCCAAAGTCGTCTTCTTCAGCAAAGAGTTGTTGCAGTTAAAACCGTTTCGGAAAATGAAGATATCGACTTTGAAAAAGCAATTATCGACTTGACTACTCAGGAAAGTCTCCATAGGGCAGCCCTTGCTGCTGGAGCAAGAATCATTCAGCCGACATTAATGGACTTCTTACGTTAA
- the flgM gene encoding flagellar biosynthesis anti-sigma factor FlgM, with protein sequence MKINNYGRVGMNPYNKQLEKTEKAQQAGKKDKIEISSEAQELLKGDSIEAKRQQTVDDLKAKVQSGEYKIEPKKIAEKMYSFWNDKY encoded by the coding sequence GTGAAAATCAATAATTATGGCCGCGTCGGCATGAATCCTTATAATAAGCAACTGGAAAAGACTGAAAAAGCACAGCAAGCAGGGAAAAAAGATAAAATTGAAATTTCATCTGAGGCACAGGAACTCCTAAAAGGAGATTCTATCGAGGCTAAGCGTCAGCAGACAGTTGATGATCTTAAGGCAAAAGTTCAATCAGGTGAATATAAAATTGAACCTAAGAAGATAGCAGAGAAAATGTATTCCTTCTGGAATGACAAGTACTAG